Proteins from one Thermobifida alba genomic window:
- the panD gene encoding aspartate 1-decarboxylase — translation MLRTMLNGKIHRATVTQADLHYVGSITIDADLMDAADLVDGEQVHVVDIDNGNRLVTYVLTGERGSGVIGINGAAARLVSPGDLVIIISYAQLTEAERATHRPRVVHVDANNRIVALGDDPAEPVPGSDQKPGTLLG, via the coding sequence GTGCTGCGCACCATGCTCAACGGCAAGATCCACCGCGCCACGGTCACGCAGGCGGATCTGCACTACGTCGGCTCGATCACCATCGACGCCGACCTGATGGACGCGGCCGACCTGGTCGACGGCGAGCAGGTCCACGTGGTGGACATCGACAACGGCAACCGCCTGGTCACCTACGTGCTGACCGGGGAGCGCGGCAGCGGCGTCATCGGCATCAACGGGGCCGCCGCCCGTCTGGTCTCACCCGGCGACCTGGTCATCATCATCTCCTACGCCCAGCTCACCGAGGCCGAGCGCGCCACCCACCGCCCCAGGGTGGTGCACGTGGACGCCAACAACCGCATCGTCGCGCTCGGCGACGACCCGGCCGAGCCGGTACCCGGCAGCGACCAGAAGCCGGGAACGCTTCTCGGCTGA
- a CDS encoding MbtH family protein has protein sequence MVNPFDDEEGVFLVLVNDEDQHSLWPEFAEVPQGWRTVFGPASRAEALEYVDAHWTDLRPRSLRQALEAHG, from the coding sequence ATGGTGAATCCGTTCGACGACGAGGAAGGCGTGTTCCTCGTCCTGGTCAACGACGAGGACCAGCACTCCCTGTGGCCCGAGTTCGCCGAGGTCCCGCAGGGGTGGCGCACCGTGTTCGGACCCGCCTCGCGCGCCGAGGCCCTGGAGTACGTCGACGCCCACTGGACCGACCTGCGCCCGCGCAGCCTCCGCCAGGCCCTCGAAGCCCACGGCTGA
- a CDS encoding ABC transporter substrate-binding protein codes for MQQQTSPRSGLAPVAGALALLLALTACGGGPAEEADGASGGETVTVETDYGPVDIPADPQRIVALEFGTEAVLEAGIEPVGVIEPVSTLYTAEELDQLSDYPVVQSAGLEINLEAIAEARPDLIIGGVRVESHDEYAATREDLEQIAPTVFYDFDGAGAGLRDMTLELSRAIGDGERAEAEQERFETRIEEIRDSYADQLADTTFAVVFGLDGEFAVVNTNAWGGEILDTLGARQSSAREAAGENFAAFYSYEELDQLFDADVVFYETDAQGKPDPFTEALLDQGLWQDLPAVEAEQAHPLRYSAARTYSQANAVLDQIEEVLAGL; via the coding sequence GTGCAGCAGCAGACATCCCCCCGCAGCGGTCTCGCCCCCGTGGCGGGCGCCCTCGCCCTCCTCCTCGCCCTGACCGCCTGCGGCGGCGGCCCGGCCGAGGAGGCCGACGGCGCCTCCGGGGGCGAGACCGTCACCGTGGAGACCGACTACGGCCCCGTCGACATCCCCGCCGACCCCCAGCGCATCGTCGCCCTGGAGTTCGGCACCGAGGCCGTGCTGGAGGCCGGCATCGAGCCGGTCGGCGTGATCGAACCGGTGTCCACCCTCTACACCGCCGAGGAACTCGACCAGCTCTCCGACTACCCGGTGGTGCAGTCGGCGGGCCTGGAGATCAACCTGGAGGCCATCGCCGAGGCCCGGCCCGACCTGATCATCGGCGGCGTGCGCGTGGAGAGCCACGACGAGTACGCCGCCACCCGCGAGGACCTGGAGCAGATCGCCCCCACCGTCTTCTACGACTTCGACGGGGCCGGAGCCGGGCTGCGCGACATGACCCTCGAACTGTCGCGGGCCATCGGCGACGGGGAGCGCGCCGAGGCCGAACAGGAGCGCTTCGAGACCCGTATCGAGGAGATCCGCGACAGCTACGCCGACCAGCTGGCCGACACCACCTTCGCGGTGGTCTTCGGCCTCGACGGCGAGTTCGCCGTGGTCAACACCAACGCCTGGGGCGGAGAGATCCTCGACACGCTCGGCGCGCGGCAGAGCAGCGCCCGGGAGGCCGCGGGCGAGAACTTCGCCGCCTTCTACTCCTACGAGGAACTCGACCAGCTCTTCGACGCCGACGTCGTCTTCTACGAGACCGACGCCCAGGGGAAGCCCGACCCCTTCACCGAGGCCCTGCTGGACCAGGGCCTGTGGCAGGACCTGCCCGCCGTCGAGGCGGAGCAGGCCCACCCGCTGCGCTACAGCGCCGCCCGCACCTACAGCCAGGCCAACGCCGTCCTCGACCAGATCGAAGAGGTCCTGGCAGGCCTGTGA